The Pseudomonas sp. TH06 genome contains the following window.
GTACCGCCGAGATCGATGATGTAAGGCGTGCCGCTTTCGGAGAAGCCGACCGGGTCTTTGAAATAGCCGGCGATGGCGATCTTCTGCTCGGGCGTTGCGGTGGACAGCAGCCACAACACCAGGAAGAACGCCATCATCGCCGTGGCGAAGTCGGCGAAGGCGATTTTCCACGCCCCGCCGTGATGCCCGCCGGCTATGCGCTTGACGCGCTTGATGATAATCGGCTGATTATTTTCCATGACTTAGCGACCGCGAACCGCTTGTTCCAGCTCGGCGAAGCTTGGACGATGCGCCGGGTACAGAACCTTGCGACCGAACTCCACCGCCAGCGATGGCGGCATGCCGGAGGCCGAAGCCACCAGCGAAGCCTTGATGGCCTCGTAGACGTTCAGCTCTTCCTTGGCATCGTGAGCCAACGAGTGCGCCAACGGGCCGAAGAAGCCGTACGCCGCGAGAATACCGAAGAAGGTACCCACGAGTGCCGCACCCACGTGCAGACCGATGGACTTCTGATCGCCCTCACCCAACGATGCCATGGTCACAACGATACCGAGTACCGCCGCGACGATACCGAAACCCGGCATGGCGTCGGCAATGCCGTTTACCGCATGGGATGGGTGTTCGAGGTCTTCCTTCAGGCTGTACAGCTCCATGTCGAACAGGCCTTCCAGCTCGTGTGGAGCCATGTTGCCGGAGGACATGATGCGCAGGTAATCGCAGATGAACGCGGTCATGCGTTCGTCTTTAAGAACAGCCGGGTACTTGGCGAAGATCGGGCTCGCCGCGGCGTCTTCGATGTCGCCCTCGATGGCCATCATGCCTTCGCGACGGCTCTTGTTGAGGATCTCGTAGATCAGGCCAAGCACTTCCAGATAGAAAGTGTGGCTGAAGCGCGAACTGAACATGCTCAGGGATTTCTTGAGCACGTGCATCGTCATGTAGCCGGGGTTGGCCTGGAGGAATGCACCCAGTGCCGCACCACCGATGATCATCACCTCGAAAGGCTGGATCAGGGCGGCAATCTTGCCGTGGGAGAGCACGTATCCGCCGAGCACGCTCGCGAATACGACGATGATGCCGATAATTTTAGCCATAGGTAGGAAAGTACTTACTGAGTCGGGTTCAAGGTCATATTCGGAAGTTAAAAAATCTCTTCTTCTACTTATCGGCAAAACTGCGCCAGACTATAGCCAGTTCAGGCGAAAAGCCAATTTAGCCCATGCCGGGCGCGTCTACAGTCAGTGAAGATCTCGTCCAGACATGGCTAATGAAACGAACGTCCCACACGTAAAACCGACCACTCTCGAGGGCTGGGTCAAGCTGCTCGACAGCGTCCGCCTGCCCGTGCCGCAAGAGGCTCACGACAAAGTCTGCCGGGCGATTCGTGATAATCGCAGATCGATTCGCGACATCGCCGACCTGATGCAGGACAGCCCGGCGCTGGCCTTGAGCATCATCCGTGAGGCCAATCGTCACACCCACGGCAACATGGGCACGCCGGCGGAAAATCTTGAAGTCGCGATCAATCGTCTTGGCCTCGCCCGCACCGAAGAATTGCTCGCGCGCCTGCCGGCCGAACCGCAGATGCAGATCCCCAAGGCCCTGCGCCAACTGCAAATGATCAGCCAGCACGCTTCGCAGCAGGCCAACGGTTTTTTCGCCAGTCGCCTGGCGCGGCTGTGGCAGGACATTCATTGGGGCAGTCTGCTGTTTCTCTCGCCGTTGTGGCCGCTGGCGCTGACCTTTCCACAACTTCTTGAGGAGTGGGAGCTGCGGGTTATCCACAAGGGCGAATCGGCGCGGGCCGTCGAGAAGCAATTGTTCGGTGTGCGTCTGCTGAGAATCGCTGACGCACTGGTGCAGGCCTGGCATCTGCCGATCTGGGTGCAGCAGGGCTATAAATTGCTGCTCAGCGAACAGCGCGAACTGGTCAAAGTGCTGCGCATCGCCCGCGACAGCGAACACCCGCTGCGCCAACAGAACCGCCTCGACGATGACCCGACCTTGCGCCGCTGGCTCAATCAACCGGCCAACACCGTGCTGCTGGCCAATGGTCTGGCGCTGTCGGCGCAGCAGGCCTGGGACAGTCCGCACAGCGAGCGCTGGCAGTACCTGACCAGCCTTTATCTACAGATTTCCATGGACGAGGTGCAGCAACAGTTGCACCAGCAAGCCGCCAACAGTGCACGTCAGCATGCAATGCCCGATGTGTGGCACCCGGCGGTTTCGCTGTTGTGGCCGTGGGGCACTCATCGTTTGCCTGCCGGCATGTTGCCCGCGGCGGCACCGAATGCCGAAGACCTGACCCAGTGGCGTAAACAATGTGCTCAATTGCTCGCCGAGCCGAGCCGCTTCACCAATGCCATGAGCCTGACCGTCGCCGCCCGCGATGCTCTGGTCGCCAGCGGTATGCGCCGGGTGATGATCCTGATGGCCGATCGCACGCAATCGAATCTGCGCGTGCATCAGACTTTCGGGCTGCCGAAGGAAGCCGCGGCGCTGAATTTTGTCGTCAGCCAGAGCAAAGTCCTGCAACGGCTGCTGACCCAGCAGGCGCAGGTGCGGATCAATCCCGAGAACAACGCACAATTCTCTGCTTTATTGCCGCCGGGCCTGCGTACGCTGTTCCGTGGCGAGCACCTGTTCCTGCGTTCACTGCTCAATAATGGCCGAGTGATCATGATCGTCGTTGCCGATCAGGGCGGCGGGCCGTTCGCCGACATCAGCGTGCAAGCCTTCGGCAAAACCGCGCAGTGCATCGAAAAGGCCCTGCACAGCTTTAGCAGCCGTGGCCGATGAGGCTGCGCTACAATCCCCCCCTTTGTGCTCTGGAGACCTCACATGTCTGACTTCTCTGGCTTGCCGCTCGTTATCGAACCGAGCGACCTGCTCCCTCGCCTCGATGCCAGCGAACTGATTCTGGTGGACCTGACCAGCCCCGCCCGATATGCCGAAGGACACCTGCCCGGCGCACGGTTTGTCGATCCGAAACGCACCCAGTTCGGCCAGCCGCCGGCGCCGGGGCTGTTGCCGGCGAAAGCTGATCTGGAGGCGTTGTTCGGTGAACTGGGCCATCGCAAAGACGCGGTTTACGTGGTCTATGACGATGAGGGCGGCGGCTGGGCCGGGCGCTTCATCTGGCTGCTCGACGTGATCGGTCACGACAAGTATCACTATGTCGATGGCGGTCTGCCGGCGTGGCTGGCGGAAGGCTCACCCATGTCGATCCAGGTCCCGCCGGCGGTTGGCGGCCCAGTGCCGTTGACGCTGCACGAAGAGCCGACCGCCACTCGCGAATACCTGCAAAGCCGTCTCGGCGCCGCCGACCTGGCGATCTGGGACGCGCGCGGTCCGCTGGAATACTCCGGTGAGAAAGTGCTGGCCGCCAAGGCCGGGCATATTCCCGGCGCGGTCAACTTCGAATGGACTGCGGGCATGGACAAGGCACGTCACCTGCGGATTCGCACGGACATGCCGCAGATCCTCAAAGACCTCGGGATCACCAAGGACAAAGAAATCATTACCCACTGCCAGACCCATCACCGGTCGGGCTTCACTTATCTGGTGGCCAAGTCCCTCGGTTATCCGCGGGTCAAGGGCTACGCCGGTTCCTGGGGCGAATG
Protein-coding sequences here:
- the rhdA gene encoding thiosulfate sulfurtransferase yields the protein MSDFSGLPLVIEPSDLLPRLDASELILVDLTSPARYAEGHLPGARFVDPKRTQFGQPPAPGLLPAKADLEALFGELGHRKDAVYVVYDDEGGGWAGRFIWLLDVIGHDKYHYVDGGLPAWLAEGSPMSIQVPPAVGGPVPLTLHEEPTATREYLQSRLGAADLAIWDARGPLEYSGEKVLAAKAGHIPGAVNFEWTAGMDKARHLRIRTDMPQILKDLGITKDKEIITHCQTHHRSGFTYLVAKSLGYPRVKGYAGSWGEWGNHPDTPVEI
- the motA gene encoding flagellar motor stator protein MotA, whose product is MAKIIGIIVVFASVLGGYVLSHGKIAALIQPFEVMIIGGAALGAFLQANPGYMTMHVLKKSLSMFSSRFSHTFYLEVLGLIYEILNKSRREGMMAIEGDIEDAAASPIFAKYPAVLKDERMTAFICDYLRIMSSGNMAPHELEGLFDMELYSLKEDLEHPSHAVNGIADAMPGFGIVAAVLGIVVTMASLGEGDQKSIGLHVGAALVGTFFGILAAYGFFGPLAHSLAHDAKEELNVYEAIKASLVASASGMPPSLAVEFGRKVLYPAHRPSFAELEQAVRGR
- a CDS encoding HDOD domain-containing protein codes for the protein MANETNVPHVKPTTLEGWVKLLDSVRLPVPQEAHDKVCRAIRDNRRSIRDIADLMQDSPALALSIIREANRHTHGNMGTPAENLEVAINRLGLARTEELLARLPAEPQMQIPKALRQLQMISQHASQQANGFFASRLARLWQDIHWGSLLFLSPLWPLALTFPQLLEEWELRVIHKGESARAVEKQLFGVRLLRIADALVQAWHLPIWVQQGYKLLLSEQRELVKVLRIARDSEHPLRQQNRLDDDPTLRRWLNQPANTVLLANGLALSAQQAWDSPHSERWQYLTSLYLQISMDEVQQQLHQQAANSARQHAMPDVWHPAVSLLWPWGTHRLPAGMLPAAAPNAEDLTQWRKQCAQLLAEPSRFTNAMSLTVAARDALVASGMRRVMILMADRTQSNLRVHQTFGLPKEAAALNFVVSQSKVLQRLLTQQAQVRINPENNAQFSALLPPGLRTLFRGEHLFLRSLLNNGRVIMIVVADQGGGPFADISVQAFGKTAQCIEKALHSFSSRGR